A genome region from Brassica oleracea var. oleracea cultivar TO1000 chromosome C2, BOL, whole genome shotgun sequence includes the following:
- the LOC106324534 gene encoding uncharacterized protein LOC106324534: MPPPPPPRAAAPQPVPVGAVHPDLHVPPYAPYARYTVEDLLAQPEREGLDVLDPDRPPRTYWFGANDCVGRSVSETIKGYYDKAYPNWSKTPDHQRWHWAMRITKRVKREFVAKAKTRLSNTVSDWKDKWEIYNYDGKPNELTKESSLRKYGMISSHIGSVRPTRAPLPEERRTKMVICPWLTEPDKNLTPESV; encoded by the exons ATGCCTCCACCACCTCCTCCTCGAGCCGCTGCACCTCAGCCTGTCCCAGTAGGTGCAGTTCATCCAGATTTGCATGTGCCTCCATATGCCCCATACGCGAGATATACAGTGGAGGATTTGCTCGCCCAGCCTGAACGAGAGGGCTTGGATGTTCTGGATCCCGATAGACCACCAAGAACTTATTG GTTTGGGGCCAACGACTGTGTTGGCCGGAGCGTGTCAGAGACGATCAAGGGCTACTATGACAAAGCCTACCCGAATTGGAGCAAGACTCCAGACCAC CAAAGGTGGCACTGGGCCATGAGAATCACCAAGAGGGTGAAGAGGGAGTTTGTTGCAAAGGCAAAGACCCGTCTTTCCAACACTGTTTCCGATTGGAAGGACAAGTGGGAGATCTACAATTATGACGGAAAGCCCAACGAGCTCACGAAGGAAAGCTCACTAAGGAAGTATGGGATGATCTCATCGCATATTGGATCCGTAAGGCCAACTCGTGCTCCGCTTCCCGAAGAACGAAGGACAAAGATGGTCATTTGCCCATGGCTCACAGAACCGGACAAAAACCTCACGCCGGAATCCGTCTAG
- the LOC106322588 gene encoding transcription factor MYB34-like, producing the protein MVRTPCCKEEGIRKGAWTPEEDQRLIAFVQLHGESGWRTLPEKAGLKRCGKSCRLRWANYLKPDIKRGEFTPEEDDTIIKLHALMGNKWAAIATSLAGRTDNEIKNYWNTNLKKRLTQKGLDPTTHKPINPTDQTGFEPKVHKLGSSSCARLLNHVARKYAGDLNRDLLTGIIIGNSSNIAEGSQNSVEVDSPTESSTFTLLNKAAARSSAVTSFLTNNMSSSSGLSNNCTLADNLDLFFSNEEISDMSMNVDNVCIMEELRDILSYGGADAGDVKDLPEFDVTDGMEFLGSWNVEDDLDLENYYWFR; encoded by the exons ATGGTGAGAACACCATGTTGCAAAGAAGAAGGAATAAGAAAAGGAGCTTGGACTCCCGAAGAAGATCAGAGGCTTATTGCTTTTGTTCAACTACACGGTGAAAGTGGATGGCGTACTCTCCCGGAGAAAGCTG GATTGAAGAGATGTGGTAAGAGCTGTAGACTTAGATGGGCTAATTATCTAAAACCCGACATCAAAAGAGGAGAGTTTACTCCTGAAGAAGACGACACTATTATCAAGCTTCATGCTCTTATGGGTAACAA GTGGGCCGCAATAGCAACAAGCTTGGCGGGACGAACTGACAACGAGATCAAAAATTACTGGAACACAAATCTCAAGAAGCGTTTGACACAAAAAGGTCTTGATCCAACCACTCACAAACCGATCAATCCAACTGATCAAACCGGTTTCGAGCCAAAAGTTCATAAACTCGGTTCATCCAGTTGCGCAAGACTTCTTAACCACGTCGCAAGGAAATACGCCGGAGATTTAAACCGGGACTTACTAACCGGAATCATCATCGGAAACTCCTCAAACATCGCCGAGGGTTCACAAAACTCAGTTGAGGTCGATTCTCCAACTGAAAGTTCGACCTTCACATTGCTCAACAAAGCGGCGGCAAGATCAAGTGCTGTCACATCGTTTCTGACCAACAATATGTCGTCATCTTCCGGTCTTTCCAACAACTGTACTTTAGCCGACAATCTCGACCTATTCTTTAGCAACGAAGAGATCTCCGATATGTCTATGAATGTCGATAATGTTTGCATTATGGAAGAGTTGAGGGATATTTTAAGCTACGGCGGTGCTGACGCCGGAGATGTCAAAGACTTGCCGGAGTTTGATGTAACTGATGGGATGGAGTTTCTTGGTTCTTGGAACGTAGAAGATGACTTGGACTTGGAGAATTATTATTGGTTTCGCTAG